The Arachis ipaensis cultivar K30076 chromosome B07, Araip1.1, whole genome shotgun sequence genomic interval TTTTGGAACTGGTCTGAAGAAATTATAATGTAGCCAATGTCAATTTATAAGCTAGCTTTTAAGTATGCATAAACAAACCTTTGTACATAaagcgaaaaataaagaaattaagcgTTGAGCTTCAGAGAATGATATAGACGGAAGACTTTGAGCCATTGGCTTAGTGGTTCTATCAGAGTCGTGTTCTGAAAGGGTAGACTCTGAGACCTGTGATGTGCCACTTATTTCCTGACATGCAACCTGGAAAGTGGAAAAGGAAAATCAGCCATGAATAAAAACCAGTCTAGTCAGCAAAACAGCANNNNNNNNNNNNNNNNNNNNNNNNNNNNNNNNNNNNNNNNTTTGATAAAAGAAGCTTCTTTAGATTTTTGAAGAATTGTAAGTTTAACCGTAAGGCCTTGTATTAGATTCCCTTCTCTAGGTCAGCAGCTTTAGCTCTCGTAAAGAAGTAAAGATACTATGGTAAACCATGATTTCTTTTGTGCTTTGGGTTGTATATAGATGGAAAGGAATGCTAGAATTTTTCAATTCATTTTATTTCTAGTAAGATCACTTTTTGGCATCCTTTTGGAGTCGCTGTTCATGGCCTGCTTATAGTTTTGCTTTAGCTGATATGCAAAGGGATTGGTATCAATGATGTGCTTGATACAAGGTTTATCCTTATAGAAATTAGTTGTTATTTCTGCATCTTTGTAACGATAGCTGATCCCCTTTTCTTTTGTATTTCTTTTCCTCTCTTCTAGTAAGaagatattcatttttctttaaaaataaagGAGTATGAGACAGAAAATGGTTGATGATAGCTACAGGATCagaatcaaattcaaaaaataatatcATCAATCTCTTAATGGCAGACAACACGAAGAATATAACctatattttaaaaacaattgaAGTGAGATAGATATTAGAACAATAGTACAAGCTTAATACCTCTACCTCAGGTCTCTGTTCAGAGGGTCCAGATTGCGAAACATCATGGTCTACGGCAGAAAGAAGAGTATCAGTGGCAAATTTCTCAACATCTTCTGCAATGTAACTAAGCTGATAGAGCTTGTTTGTCACCTGTTCAATACAAATAAAAGAATTTTGTATATTATTAGCTAGAAATATGCAATAGGTTTCATGCAATCATAAGCTTTCACAGTTTATACCAGCCGAATAGCTTTTGCTCGAATCTCATCTTGTGGGTGAACAGCACACTGTCAATATTATACACCAATCAATACATTAGCACTGTGAAGATGTAACAGAAAGAAGGAAAGCCTATGTAAATCAGAATGACCATTttcacaaaattaatgaattggtACTAAGACAGGGAAATTAGAAaacaacttttcaaaaataaaattaacattgTCAAAAAAATCATGGGAGGTCAAAATTGAACATCCAACCCCTAAAGCGACCTTGCAAAATTAAACATTCTGTTGACATGCTAAAGGGCAACTTGCAAGTTGCAGCCTCAAGTTTCATTTAACATTCTCTGAGAGATGCTATGGACCTATGCTACACCTGTTGCACTAGGTGAACAGCCAATTAGAAGTTTTGGAGTGTGTGTATGATAAAAGTATACCAGATATAACATGTTGCTAAAAAGAATAGACATGAATAGAAAACTCAATATATGATCGACGGCAAAGAATATTTGCATCCCTACTGTACATTTAGACAAATGAAGCAACATGAAATATTTTAAATGGGTATGCCGCCACAATCTGGCCAATACAAAAGATTAACCCTAAATAGACATGAATATAACATACAATTCAGATGAGTTATATATTCAACTACCAGAGACCTGTAAATGATCATATACCTTTAATGCTATGCCCAAGCACGCTTGGCGATTTTGTGGACGCCCCAAAATTAAACTCCATATAGCACCTAGACCTTGAGTTACACGTTCGATATCACGAATAATTTTTCCATTATGATCAACAACGTCAGAACAGCAGAGATCACTCAAAATATTCAAGGCAGATTCTGGCAAAAGTGGAACTTCACCAAGAAGCCTACTAAAAGATTTGTCTGAAGCCGGAAAAGATTCCAACAAAGATTTGGCCTAGAAGGAAATGGTAAATCTAAGTTTCctgagaaataaataaaaaataaaggatAGAAATCAATGTTTCTAAATAAATCCAAACAATCAATAATGAACATACCACTCCCAAGAGAAACTTTTCATACAAgacagaagaagaggaagagttttcaACTGAATCCAATACTGTGAGGCAGTGCAGATGGTACAAAACATACAGCACTAGTTCATGACCCTGCAAAGCCATTTGTAAGTAGCCAAGAGtcagaataatttaaaataataatattagtaGTAATAGTAACCAAAAAggcaaaaaaatacaaattttcaGAACTATTTTGATCATGAACTACAAGCAACGGGATTCGAGTATGAAACTAGTCCATTTAGGATCTTTGATGCAACAATACTGTCAAAGCCTGAATTTGGTGCATTTAAACTAAAAGATCATACTTCGCATGTATCAAATCCCTCATATAGATACAAATTATTCAATGACGTGTAATAATTATCAGCAACTTCACTTAAAAAAGACTCAGCAATATTCTAACATtataaaacaagaaaaagcaaaattcaatttctataataataataataataataataataataaaaatttgtagTAGGATATTAAAATGTAAACAGGGCACCTTTTGCCAGTGGTCTTCCACAATTTGGTTTTGCAACATCACAATGAACTCATTATCGTCATCAATCTGCAAGGTAGGAGCAACAAATTATTTGCTAATACTATTTATAATCTCTGATGCCGAAAGAATGACTGAAAAAGATACATGATAAAATACACATTTCTTCATTCGCATCTTGCGATGCAGCTCATACTTTCTATGTCAAGTGAATAGCAGCAGCTTTCTGTTTTGGGTTAAAACATTCCTCCCATTTCATTTCTTAACTACAAAAAAAGTAGGGGCGTGTGTTTGTTTCCTAAAGGGCATGTATTTGAAAACAATGAAGAGCCAGTCCAGAACATAACCAAGGCTTCTCCTCTAACTTGTCATTTCTCCTCCCAATGGTTTATACGGGTATTGTACCACGTGTAACATGTAAAACATGACCAGGCAAAAACAGCTGTAAATTGATATTAGACTACCAATCTAAACGAacagcacacacacacacacacacacagagagagagTAAATAGCTGATAAACATTAAAAGGAAAAAACAATTCTCTACCTGAGCTACAAGCCGAGCAAGGAGTGGCATGCAAAATTGCTGACATCCTGTCCCATCCAAATGCCTGTATGACTCTATAATATGCCTAATAGCCAGGTGCTTCACCTTAGTTTCCTGCTCATAGGTTAGATCCACATATGGTGGTAGCTGTGGTAGTTCTAGACAGGTATCTTCTGATGTAGATGCAACTTGGACATCAGGAGAAAACTGATCAAAATCTAATGAGTCGGTCTCATTTGCTTCAGTATCCTCCAACAGCTTCACTGTACTACGATCTTCATCAGTTGCATCAGAGGGAATGACTGAGGAATCCAAAGAAGCAATTGCTTCCGCAATGTGCTGGGTATCTCCAGGCCTCTCCAGAACCTCTGTCTTGGGAGTTAGCCGATCAGGTCCAGAAAGTGAGGGACCTTCAGAAATGATATCCTCATTTTTCAGATTGATTGTTGCCTCAGATTGATTATTTTCTTCAGCGGAGGCAACAGGAGGTGAAGAAGGCTTAATCAAAGATACAGGATCATCTAACTCTAATTTTGTTGCCACAATATCATCTCCAACAGACCCAGCTGCCCCACCAAGAGTTGCAGCTATACGCCGTGGATCCAAGCGACGGGGATCCTGAAAATTTGAACCAGATGGTTTAAGGTAAACGCAAAATTGgcattttaaaatagaaatattaACCAGCAGCAAAAACTTCTACAACGAATAACAAATCTTACCCTGCGTGGGTCGCGTTTAGAATCAGCAGGCAAATTATTGATGTCAGACAGTGATGAACTAGTGGCAGTGATTGTAGTTGAAGGGAATGGTGCTTGGTCAGTAACAGCCAATGATTGGATAGAACTTACTGGAGCAGATGGTGATAAAACTTTTGATTGACTGAATTGGGAACCAACTTGTTGAGGTACTGGCGAATTCCCAATCCTTGCTAGCGGTGGGGGTGTCTTAGGCAAGTGCTTCATATTTGTTATCACAATATCCGCCAACAGATCAGGATGAATCTTGGAAACAAGGATTTCAAGAGATTCAGCACCTCTTTCTCCTTCAGCAAGCAAAGCACCAATCAAAGCAATCATTTGCTCCACTGCAGTTAATTCACCATCTAGTGCAGTAGCATTAAGTGATACTCCATTAACAGAGTTAAGATCCTGTCCAAAGTCATTTACTTGAACTGGTAAAGTTAAGTGAGGGTCAGGACCAGATCGAATCCGCTTAGAGATTGCCTCGTGACCATTGGCCAGATGTTCATTATCCAAAGGAATAGCTCTTTTTCTAGATAATTCCCCTGAAACATGTGACTGAATTGATGATTGATCATCCTGAAAGATAGAAATCAAACTGGATGTGATAAAATTGGAGAGAAGGAATCGCAGCTCATGCTCAATGTTTTATTTGGATAAAAGTAACTTGTACTCAATAATGGCAGCTTGCTGTTAAATGCACTAAGTGGCTACATACCTTGATAACCCGAGCATCACGTGTAGAACGATCACCGTTTTTAATAATTTTGTCAACTTGTCTGATGACCTGATCGGCAGCATCCGCTGCATTCATGGCCCGCAGGGTCTTTATCAATCTTTCTCGAGACTGCAAAACATCAAgagaataattatttatttaagaaaatacACCTCATCATGGTTAACCACACAGATACCAGTCCTTCCCAAATCCCAATTCAACCTATGAGGTAACAATAAAGCCATTTATATACTATTGTTCTCTTGCCACTCATGCTTGCTCAGATGTGCTTTGTTCTTAACTAAACTATATACTAGGAGCACCAGATAATAACACAGAATAGACAGACTTGTAATCTAGATGATATATTCCTAGGATGTCATCTGTAGAGTATAATTGCCATAAGCATGTGAAATTTATGAGAAGCTTATAGCAAACCTCAGACTAGAAGCTTAATAGTAATACTAAAATACAATTTGGAGGTATGATGTATAAATATGTAAGGCAAAACTAGTAGTTCTTGCAAAATAAATTACCATAATGAATCAATGATTCCATTGGGCCAACTATTGGGGGTCCAAAAGTAATAAATTTAGATTCAATCTTTAGCAGGAACCAAAATTGTAAAATAATTTAGACAGCTTCTGTAAAGAGGATTATGATAAAGCAAGACAGAATGAATAAATAACCAGGGAACAGAGAATGCTAGGGGCCAAGTGAAATGCAAAATTCAAGCACATATTTACCTCTAGTATAGGTGAATAAGTGCACCTAAGAAACCCCAAAAAAGCAGTTCTTAAAGAGTACTGAACACTGGCAATATGATATCTTTTCGCTGTTTGAAAATTTGGATTAAAATCGAGCAATGCAGAAAAAATTGTATCGTAGTGTTGCGGCCGTTTCCTTGCAATAGCTGATAAACTGTCAAAAGAAACACATAAACGGTTGGTTAGATTTCAAGTGACAATGAGGTAGGCCAAAAAAAACCCAGCAACCCATCCACAGCAACTACATTTAATGCTAAAAGCAATGCTACATAAACTTTGTAGAAAGCCTAGAGGAAATTTAAATCCAAAGAGCGAAGCGGCATATCAGTATCAAAACCCCCAAAAGTAACAGCTGGGCATCATTCAGCATTACACCTGCACACAATCTAAGCCCCTAACAGGGatattttatttagaatatcCATAAAATCCATCAAGTTAAGCAAACTTGTCTAACTTTCTTCATTTGAAATACGTGATCATGCTCCTAACCAATATATCATTTGAATTCAAATTATTGGCAGCTCAGGAAATTGTAGAAAAATGCATACTTGGGTGGTGGGCAAACTATCTTTATCGGACAAAAATAACCAAATGCTCACTTAAATGCATAGATAATATGTTAATAAAATGGGAGTTTCAAATAGAACCCATTGCCACTGAATAGCTGATATAGATAGATTCACTTATACTATTCCCTTTTGCATCTCAGAAGAATCAAGGAATTTCACTAGAAGCACTAGAAAGcagattcattttttttaattcatagaACTTTATGCTTTATATATNNNNNNNNNNNNNNNNNNNNNNNNNNNNNNNNNNNNNNNNNNNNNNNNNNNNNNNNNNNNNNNNNNNNNNNNGCCTAAATGCTGAACAATCTCCTTAGTCCTTAACCCTGTATTCTACAGTCATCTTTGAACAAATACGAGtgaaactattcacaatattagaAATTACCCTATCGTCTCCATATAACTTCTAAACTTGTTCATTTCAGCCATTTCCATATAAACAAACTCAAAGTTACAAAGGTAGTGATCATGCAAGAAATAGAAAACTGAAGCACAATATGGGAACAGTTCATTGCATTACAGAGATAAGCTTGCAGCAATGGCAGACCAAACCTACATCAACAGAATCAGATTTGTGTGCTGTTGTTTCAACAAACTAGATTTTTATGCTCCACTTATAAaccaagacaaatataaaattaattaaagtgAATAATGAGACATTAAAAAGGAAATGTTGGAGACTTCTAGAAGCAGCTTTGGATGGCTAGATTTTAAGATTCCAGAAATACATCCACTTTTTGCGAAAAGACAGGAATGTAGTGGATAGTAGAAATAACATAGTTTTCAATCAGACACagcatcatatattaattaaggAGCATattctcttttctcctttttcttgaAATCAATTTCTCGGGGGAACATACAAATTAATAAAATGAAATCCTATTATAATTCTGCAGAAAATTGAAGAAAACTGTAACAAAAATAGGGCCAAAACAAACACAAGTCATTGCAACAAGATAAAAACATAGTGCCACAACTACCTGTATACAAAAACATGTAtcctttaaaaaataaataaaaaagggatccacaataaaattaaataacagtAGAAAATATACACATGCCAATCCCTTGCATTTCTTTTCACCAAAAGAACATTGCCTTAAAGAAACTCAGTGATGAAGATAACAGATGATAGCAAACTGGTATGAGTATAACCCATTTATATTCCACAATTCAAACTAGTCAATAAGTACATTATAAATGATCTGATATCAACTCCAGATTGAGATGGAAAGATACAGAGAGAATAAAAAAGATCACATAAAGCAGTTTCAGATCAAAACTTCCATTGAAACAACATTCCTTAGAATATGAAGATGTGattagaaaataagaacaaaaggaGTTTAGTTTAAAAGGAGGCTCTCATgaagtaaaaagaaagaaaaggagtgAAAAAAGTATGTGAGGTATTTAGCTTTTTTTTATACTTAACCTGAAATAATATGGAAGGACCTCAAAGGGTGCATGGCTTTTTTCTGTTTAGTTTTCAGGTATGTTCTCACTAATAATTACAAACATCACCTCATTTTCAATTTATTGCATGCTTTTAAAACATTTCTGCAGAAAATGATGGAATCAAGGCAGAGTTGTTTTCACAATTTCCTTACAGAAGTTTGACAAACAGGAAATTAAGTTACAAAACAATGGAATTTTTGTAATTATCAACGGAATCCATCAACTGAAATTGAGAGAAAACAAGCCAAATGCCAATTTAGATTGTTTAGCTCCCAGAAGTAAAAAAGTAGCAAACCATAACTTGTGTTTcagaaaaaatcaaaaaaatcttGTCATTTTAATATATCTGACACCAGCACCTCAGCTAACAAATCAGTTCAATATCCAGCATGAGTCctaatcaaaatcaaagagaacaCATGAAATATGATTACACACCTTCACAGATTAGTGTAACAGGCTCAAATGTTGACAAAAAAGCACCGGAAAACAGGATTTCTAAAACTCTCCCTACCAAGTGAAAATGCATAACAAGTTATCTGTATATACATTCTGAAACCTTCACTCAGCTTTGAACAATACAGTTGCAAATAAACACAGAATATCTTGAAAAACTCCAAGTTTTAGGTATTTTAGATTGGAGTCCCAGACAATTATCCAAAATTATACTTCCGAGACATCAGACTTTAACTTTTCacttgatctaaatcaatcactGAATTCCTTTTGGCATCACCACTGTC includes:
- the LOC107606245 gene encoding symplekin isoform X1, with the translated sequence MASSSRDQALSLFAAANNHGDVNVKLSSLTQAKDLLLSLDPSLSADLFPFFLELQSSPESLVRKLLIQLIEEIGFKAVDHSPALVSILLTFLRDADPIIVKQSIVSGTNIFCNVFVEMIVQFQQYGKVERWLEGVWMWMLKFKDAVFGIALEPGSAGIKLLGLKFLEIFVLLFTPDNNSPEKSTGEGSRQAANISWLVGGHPLLDPVALKSEANRTIGILLNLLQPGASLPGCLTITVINCLSAIARKRPQHYDTIFSALLDFNPNFQTAKRYHIASVQYSLRTAFLGFLRCTYSPILESRERLIKTLRAMNAADAADQVIRQVDKIIKNGDRSTRDARVIKDDQSSIQSHVSGELSRKRAIPLDNEHLANGHEAISKRIRSGPDPHLTLPVQVNDFGQDLNSVNGVSLNATALDGELTAVEQMIALIGALLAEGERGAESLEILVSKIHPDLLADIVITNMKHLPKTPPPLARIGNSPVPQQVGSQFSQSKVLSPSAPVSSIQSLAVTDQAPFPSTTITATSSSLSDINNLPADSKRDPRRDPRRLDPRRIAATLGGAAGSVGDDIVATKLELDDPVSLIKPSSPPVASAEENNQSEATINLKNEDIISEGPSLSGPDRLTPKTEVLERPGDTQHIAEAIASLDSSVIPSDATDEDRSTVKLLEDTEANETDSLDFDQFSPDVQVASTSEDTCLELPQLPPYVDLTYEQETKVKHLAIRHIIESYRHLDGTGCQQFCMPLLARLVAQIDDDNEFIVMLQNQIVEDHWQKGHELVLYVLYHLHCLTVLDSVENSSSSSVLYEKFLLGVAKSLLESFPASDKSFSRLLGEVPLLPESALNILSDLCCSDVVDHNGKIIRDIERVTQGLGAIWSLILGRPQNRQACLGIALKCAVHPQDEIRAKAIRLVTNKLYQLSYIAEDVEKFATDTLLSAVDHDVSQSGPSEQRPEVEVACQEISGTSQVSESTLSEHDSDRTTKPMAQSLPSISFSEAQRLISLFFALCTKKPSLLQIVFDVYGRAPRMVKQAFHRHIPILLRALGQSYTELLHIISDPPQGSENLLTLVLQILTQDSTPSLELISTVKRLYETKFKDVSILVPLLSSLSKKEVLPIFPRLVDLPLEKFQRALAHILQGSAHTGPALTPVEVLVAIHGIVPEKDGLALKKITDACSACFEQRTVFTQQVLAKALNQMVDQTPLPLLFMRTVIQAIDAFPALVDFVMEILSKLVTKQVWRMPKLWVGFLKCVYQTQPRSFHVLLQLPPPQLESALNRHANLRGPLASYANQPAVKSTLPRATLEVLGLASESHVQQHLPTSLHPSDTNSSVQGATLT
- the LOC107606245 gene encoding symplekin isoform X5; the encoded protein is MWMLKFKDAVFGIALEPGSAGIKLLGLKFLEIFVLLFTPDNNSPEKSTGEGSRQAANISWLVGGHPLLDPVALKSEANRTIGILLNLLQPGASLPGCLTITVINCLSAIARKRPQHYDTIFSALLDFNPNFQTAKRYHIASVQYSLRTAFLGFLRCTYSPILESRERLIKTLRAMNAADAADQVIRQVDKIIKNGDRSTRDARVIKDDQSSIQSHVSGELSRKRAIPLDNEHLANGHEAISKRIRSGPDPHLTLPVQVNDFGQDLNSVNGVSLNATALDGELTAVEQMIALIGALLAEGERGAESLEILVSKIHPDLLADIVITNMKHLPKTPPPLARIGNSPVPQQVGSQFSQSKVLSPSAPVSSIQSLAVTDQAPFPSTTITATSSSLSDINNLPADSKRDPRRDPRRLDPRRIAATLGGAAGSVGDDIVATKLELDDPVSLIKPSSPPVASAEENNQSEATINLKNEDIISEGPSLSGPDRLTPKTEVLERPGDTQHIAEAIASLDSSVIPSDATDEDRSTVKLLEDTEANETDSLDFDQFSPDVQVASTSEDTCLELPQLPPYVDLTYEQETKVKHLAIRHIIESYRHLDGTGCQQFCMPLLARLVAQIDDDNEFIVMLQNQIVEDHWQKGHELVLYVLYHLHCLTVLDSVENSSSSSVLYEKFLLGVAKSLLESFPASDKSFSRLLGEVPLLPESALNILSDLCCSDVVDHNGKIIRDIERVTQGLGAIWSLILGRPQNRQACLGIALKCAVHPQDEIRAKAIRLVTNKLYQLSYIAEDVEKFATDTLLSAVDHDVSQSGPSEQRPEVEVACQEISGTSQVSESTLSEHDSDRTTKPMAQSLPSISFSEAQRLISLFFALCTKKPSLLQIVFDVYGRAPRMVKQAFHRHIPILLRALGQSYTELLHIISDPPQGSENLLTLVLQILTQDSTPSLELISTVKRLYETKFKDVSILVPLLSSLSKKEVLPIFPRLVDLPLEKFQRALAHILQGSAHTGPALTPVEVLVAIHGIVPEKDGLALKKITDACSACFEQRTVFTQQVLAKALNQMVDQTPLPLLFMRTVIQAIDAFPALVDFVMEILSKLVTKQVWRMPKLWVGFLKCVYQTQPRSFHVLLQLPPPQLESALNRHANLRGPLASYANQPAVKSTLPRATLEVLGLASESHVQQHLPTSLHPSDTNSSVQGATLT
- the LOC107606245 gene encoding symplekin isoform X4, giving the protein MASSSRDQALSLFAAANNHGDVNVKLSSLTQAKDLLLSLDPSLSADLFPFFLELQSSPESLVRKLLIQLIEEIGFKAVDHSPALVSILLTFLRDADPIIVKQSIVSGTNIFCNVFVEMIVQFQQYGKVERWLEGVWMWMLKFKDAVFGIALEPGSAGIKLLGLKFLEIFVLLFTPDNNSPEKSTGEGSRQAANISWLVGGHPLLDPVALKSEANRTIGILLNLLQPGASLPGCLTITVINCLSAIARKRPQHYDTIFSALLDFNPNFQTAKRYHIASVQYSLRTAFLGFLRCTYSPILESRERLIKTLRAMNAADAADQVIRQVDKIIKNGDRSTRDARVIKDDQSSIQSHVSGELSRKRAIPLDNEHLANGHEAISKRIRSGPDPHLTLPVQVNDFGQDLNSVNGVSLNATALDGELTAVEQMIALIGALLAEGERGAESLEILVSKIHPDLLADIVITNMKHLPKTPPPLARIGNSPVPQQVGSQFSQSKVLSPSAPVSSIQSLAVTDQAPFPSTTITATSSSLSDINNLPADSKRDPRRDPRRLDPRRIAATLGGAAGSVGDDIVATKLELDDPVSLIKPSSPPVASAEENNQSEATINLKNEDIISEGPSLSGPDRLTPKTEVLERPGDTQHIAEAIASLDSSVIPSDATDEDRSTVKLLEDTEANETDSLDFDQFSPDVQVASTSEDTCLELPQLPPYVDLTYEQETKVKHLAIRHIIESYRHLDGTGCQQFCMPLLARLVAQIDDDNEFIVMLQNQIVEDHWQKGHELVLYVLYHLHCLTVLDSVENSSSSSVLYEKFLLGVAKSLLESFPASDKSFSRLLGEVPLLPESALNILSDLCCSDVVDHNGKIIRDIERVTQGLGAIWSLILGRPQNRQACLGIALKCAVHPQDEIRAKAIRLVTNKLYQLSYIAEDVEKFATDTLLSAVDHDVSQSGPSEQRPEVEVACQEISGTSQVSESTLSEHDSDRTTKPMAQSLPSISFSEAQRLISLFFALCTKKPSLLQIVFDVYGRAPRMVKQAFHRHIPILLRALGQSYTELLHIISDPPQGSENLLTLVLQILTQDSTPSLELISTVKRLYETKFKDVSILVPLLSSLSKKEVLPIFPRLVDLPLEKFQRALAHILQGSAHTGPALTPVEVLVAIHGIVPEKDGLALKKITDACSACFEQRTVFTQQVLAKALNQMVDQTPLPLLFMRTVIQAIDAFPALVDFVMEILSKLVTKQVWRMPKLWVGFLKCVYQTQPRSFHVLLQSNFRSSGSCK
- the LOC107606245 gene encoding symplekin isoform X3, whose product is MASSSRDQALSLFAAANNHGDVNVKLSSLTQAKDLLLSLDPSLSADLFPFFLELQSSPESLVRKLLIQLIEEIGFKAVDHSPALVSILLTFLRDADPIIVKQSIVSGTNIFCNVFVEMIVQFQQYGKVERWLEGVWMWMLKFKDAVFGIALEPGSAGIKLLGLKFLEIFVLLFTPDNNSPEKSTGEGSRQAANISWLVGGHPLLDPVALKSEANRTIGILLNLLQPGASLPGCLTITVINCLSAIARKRPQHYDTIFSALLDFNPNFQTAKRYHIASVQYSLRTAFLGFLRCTYSPILESRERLIKTLRAMNAADAADQVIRQVDKIIKNGDRSTRDARVIKDDQSSIQSHVSGELSRKRAIPLDNEHLANGHEAISKRIRSGPDPHLTLPVQVNDFGQDLNSVNGVSLNATALDGELTAVEQMIALIGALLAEGERGAESLEILVSKIHPDLLADIVITNMKHLPKTPPPLARIGNSPVPQQVGSQFSQSKVLSPSAPVSSIQSLAVTDQAPFPSTTITATSSSLSDINNLPADSKRDPRRDPRRLDPRRIAATLGGAAGSVGDDIVATKLELDDPVSLIKPSSPPVASAEENNQSEATINLKNEDIISEGPSLSGPDRLTPKTEVLERPGDTQHIAEAIASLDSSVIPSDATDEDRSTVKLLEDTEANETDSLDFDQFSPDVQVASTSEDTCLELPQLPPYVDLTYEQETKVKHLAIRHIIESYRHLDGTGCQQFCMPLLARLVAQIDDDNEFIVMLQNQIVEDHWQKGHELVLYVLYHLHCLTVLDSVENSSSSSVLYEKFLLGVAKSLLESFPASDKSFSRLLGEVPLLPESALNILSDLCCSDVVDHNGKIIRDIERVTQGLGAIWSLILGRPQNRQACLGIALKCAVHPQDEIRAKAIRLVTNKLYQLSYIAEDVEKFATDTLLSAVDHDVSQSGPSEQRPEVEVACQEISGTSQVSESTLSEHDSDRTTKPMAQSLPSISFSEAQRLISLFFALCTKKPSLLQIVFDVYGRAPRMVKQAFHRHIPILLRALGQSYTELLHIISDPPQGSENLLTLVLQILTQDSTPSLELISTVKRLYETKFKDVSILVPLLSSLSKKEVLPIFPRLVDLPLEKFQRALAHILQGSAHTGPALTPVEVLVAIHGIVPEKDGLALKKITDACSACFEQRTVFTQQVLAKALNQMVDQTPLPLLFMRTVIQAIDAFPALVDFVMEILSKLVTKQLPPPQLESALNRHANLRGPLASYANQPAVKSTLPRATLEVLGLASESHVQQHLPTSLHPSDTNSSVQGATLT
- the LOC107606245 gene encoding symplekin isoform X2, coding for MASSSRDQALSLFAAANNHGDVNVKLSSLTQAKDLLLSLDPSLSADLFPFFLELQSSPESLVRKLLIQLIEEIGFKAVDHSPALVSILLTFLRDADPIIVKQSIVSGTNIFCNVFVEMIVQFQQYGKVERWLEGVWMWMLKFKDAVFGIALEPGSAGIKLLGLKFLEIFVLLFTPDNNSPEKSTGEGSRQAANISWLVGGHPLLDPVALKSEANRTIGILLNLLQPGASLPGCLTITVINCLSAIARKRPQHYDTIFSALLDFNPNFQTAKRYHIASVQYSLRTAFLGFLRCTYSPILESRERLIKTLRAMNAADAADQVIRQVDKIIKNGDRSTRDARVIKDDQSSIQSHVSGELSRKRAIPLDNEHLANGHEAISKRIRSGPDPHLTLPVQVNDFGQDLNSVNGVSLNATALDGELTAVEQMIALIGALLAEGERGAESLEILVSKIHPDLLADIVITNMKHLPKTPPPLARIGNSPVPQQVGSQFSQSKVLSPSAPVSSIQSLAVTDQAPFPSTTITATSSSLSDINNLPADSKRDPRRDPRRLDPRRIAATLGGAAGSVGDDIVATKLELDDPVSLIKPSSPPVASAEENNQSEATINLKNEDIISEGPSLSGPDRLTPKTEVLERPGDTQHIAEAIASLDSSVIPSDATDEDRSTVKLLEDTEANETDSLDFDQFSPDVQVASTSEDTCLELPQLPPYVDLTYEQETKVKHLAIRHIIESYRHLDGTGCQQFCMPLLARLVAQIDDDNEFIVMLQNQIVEDHWQKGHELVLYVLYHLHCLTVLDSVENSSSSSVLYEKFLLGVAKSLLESFPASDKSFSRLLGEVPLLPESALNILSDLCCSDVVDHNGKIIRDIERVTQGLGAIWSLILGRPQNRQACLGIALKCAVHPQDEIRAKAIRLVTNKLYQLSYIAEDVEKFATDTLLSAVDHDVSQSGPSEQRPEVACQEISGTSQVSESTLSEHDSDRTTKPMAQSLPSISFSEAQRLISLFFALCTKKPSLLQIVFDVYGRAPRMVKQAFHRHIPILLRALGQSYTELLHIISDPPQGSENLLTLVLQILTQDSTPSLELISTVKRLYETKFKDVSILVPLLSSLSKKEVLPIFPRLVDLPLEKFQRALAHILQGSAHTGPALTPVEVLVAIHGIVPEKDGLALKKITDACSACFEQRTVFTQQVLAKALNQMVDQTPLPLLFMRTVIQAIDAFPALVDFVMEILSKLVTKQVWRMPKLWVGFLKCVYQTQPRSFHVLLQLPPPQLESALNRHANLRGPLASYANQPAVKSTLPRATLEVLGLASESHVQQHLPTSLHPSDTNSSVQGATLT